From the Fusobacterium ulcerans ATCC 49185 genome, the window CCACTGACTTTTGCTCCAAATTCATCAGCCTTATATTCTCTGGTTCTAGATATAGCCATCTGTACAAGCATAGCAGCGATAGGAGCAAAGATAGCTACAGCAATCATTGCTAAAGGATTTCCTCCATCTCTATCATCACTTCTATTACTTCTTCCACCAAAGATAGCAGCCCATTTTGCCATATTAGCAAGGAAAGTTATAGCTCCTGCCATAGTAGCAGCAACAGTTCCTATTAAGATATCTCTATTATGTACATGACCTAATTCATGCCCAATGACTCCAGAAAGTTCATCTTCATCAACTATATCCATAAGTCCTCTTGTCACTGCAACAGCAGCATGACTTGGATTTCTTCCTGTAGCAAAAGCATTAGGTTGAGCTTCATTTAATATATATACCTTAGGCATAGGTATGTCAGCTTCTATAGCCAGCTTTTTTACCAGCTGATATAAGCGACTGTTTTCATCTACAGGTTGAGCTCCATACATAGATAAAACTATCTTATCGCTGAACCAGTATGAGATAAAGTTCATTACTCCTGCCATTATTAAAGCAAAAATAAGACCTTCTCTTCCAGCTACTGCATTTCCTATAAGCATAAGAATAAATGTCATAACAGCCATTAATATAAAAGTTTTTAAAGTTTTCACTTTATTCACTCCTTTTTCTTTTTTGATTTTAGTTTACTATATTATATCACTATCTAGTTCTAAAATAACATATTATTTTTTTTCTGTCAAAATTTAGAAATTTTATCTATCTGTTGAATAAAAAGGAAAATTTGAGTATAATCTATAATAGGGAGAAGTAGGTAATATCTTTAAAATCTTATAAAATGAGAGGCAGGAAAATGGCAGATAAAAATGGCAGGTACACAAAAGGAATAATTGATATAGGAACAAATTCATGCAGATTATTTATTGCTGAAGTTTTAAAAAATGAAAAGGGAATAAATATTTTAAATGAATTAGTAAAAGAGGTAGAAATTGTAAAACTTGGAGAAGGTGTAAATCAAAATCATTATCTCAAAGAGGAAGCAATAGAAAGAACTATTCAGTGCTTGAAAAAATATAAGAAAACAGCAGATGAATATGAAGTGAAAGAATTAAAAGCTTTTGCTACATCAGCAACAAGAGATGCAGAAAATAGAGAGATATTTCTAAAAAAAGTAGAAGATTTAGGAATTGAAATAAAATGTATTTCTGGAGAAGAGGAAGCAGGGTTGAATTTTCTTGGAAATTCATTGGTATTTGATGAAAGGATATTAGTTGTAGATATAGGTGGTGGAAGTACTGAGTTCACCCTTGGAAAAAATGATAAAATTGATTTTATAAAAAGTATAGATATTGGTGCAGTGAGAGCCACAGAAAAATTTTTCTCTCAAGAAAATTATTCTGAAGAAAATATAGAAAAATGTATAGAATGGGTAAAAGAAAATATTCAAGAAATAAAAAAAATAAAAAATGAAAAATTTAGAACTGTAGGAGTAGCAGGAACAGCTACTACACAAATATCAGTGAAAAAGAAAATGGAAATATATAATAGTCAGGAAGTACATATGTCTGAAATATCTGTTAAAGAATTAAAAGATAATTTAAGACTTTTTATTTCAAAAAATTTAGAAGAAAGAAAAGAGATAATAGGACTTGAACCTAAAAGAGCAGATGTAATAATAGCAGGAACAATCATTTTAATAACAATTTTAAAGGAATTAAATAAAGATGAGATAATTGTTTCTGAATCAGATAATTTGACAGGAGCTATGATAAAGGAGGAAAAAATGAGTGAAAGGCTTGAGTGGATACTTGAAGCTTATGAGAGTTTTAGAAGGTCTTCTGAAAGAAGATTGGTAGCAGGGAATATTTTTGACTATTTCATGCAGGACTTCAGAGGGGAAATAAGTGATGCCTATGATCCTGCAACAAAAGAAGAGATAAAAGAGGATATCAAAGAGATGGCTGATATCATATATAATGAAGAGGATAAGCATAAAAGAGAGTTTTTGGTAAAAATTCTGGTAAATATAGTAAAAATGCTTTAGTAAATATAAATAAGATATTTTAATTCCATATAAAATGCAGGAGGTGAAAAAATGAAAAAATTGTATTTAGATAGATGTTCTATAGGTGGTTGAGCCAGTAAAATAGGACCAGAGGTCTTAAGTGAAATACTTTCAAAACTTCCAAGTGTGGAAGATAAAAATTTAATAGTAGGGTTTGATAAATCAGATGATGCAGCAGTATATAAGCTTACTGATGATATAGCCATGATACAGACTTTGGATTTTTTTACTCCTATGGTAGATGATCCTTATGTCTTTGGACAAATAGCAGCAGCTAATTCATTGAGTGATGTATATGCTATGGGAGGAGTTCCCAAGACGGCAATGAATATAGTGTGTTTTCCTGAAAAAATGGATATAGATATCCTTGGAGAAATATTAAGAGGTGGAGCTGAAAAAGTTGCAGAAGCAGGAGCTGTCCTAAGTGGTGGACACTCTATACATGACCCTGAAATAAAATACGGACTGTCAGTTACAGGAATTGCTCACCCAGATAAAATATTAAAAAATCATGGATGTGAAACTGGAGATATTCTTATATGTACAAAGTCTTTAGGAACTGGAATAGTCACAACAGCTTCAAAAGTAGGACTTGCCAGTGAAAGAGCTTTAAAAGAATCAATAGAAAATATGACTGCTTTAAATAAATATGCAGGAGAGATTATAGTAAAATATCCTGTTACTGCATGTACTGATATAACTGGATTTGGATTTTTAGGACATTCTTTTGAAATGGCTGAAAATTCTGAGAAAACATTGATTTTTGAATCTGAGTTTATTCCTTTTATAGAAGAAGCAAAAGGATATGCAAAGGATTTTCTTATAACAAGTGGTGGGCAGAAGAATAGAAACTATGTACAGGAACACGTAGAATTTCAAAATATTCCTTTATGGATGCAGGAAATACTTCTTGATCCACAAACTTCAGGAGGATTATTATTTTCTATAAAAAAAGAGTATGTAAAAAAATTAATGGAAGAATTTGAATCTAAAAATATAAAAGCACATATAGTTGGAAGTGTTGCTGATAAGAGAGATAAATTTATTATTGTGAGGTAGCCATTATGGAGAAAAATCTGTTTCAAAAACTTCCTAAAGTAGATATTCTTATGAAAAGTGAAAAGCTGGAAGAGATAAGCAAAAATTTAAGTTATCATAATTATTACCAGGCTGTGAAAGATGGAATAGAATTTTTTAGAAATAAAATAAAAAACAGAGAGATAAATGATTTTACAGAAGATGAAGTAATTTTAAAAATAAAAGAATTCTCAGGAATTAAAAATAAACCAAATTTAAGAAGAGTGATAAATGGTACTGGAACTATAATTCATACTAATTTAGGACGTTCTATTTTTAATAAAAAAATAGCTGAAGATTTAGAAGAAATACTTGTAAATTACAGTAACCTTGAATATGATCTGGAAACTGGGAGCAGAGGAAGCAGATATTCTCATATAGAAAAGTTGATATGTGATATAACAGGCGCAGAGGGAGCGTTAATAGTAAATAATAATGCTGCTGCTGTTATTTTGTGTCTCAATGAATTTGCTGATGGTAAAAATACAGTTGTATCAAGAGGAGAACTAGTTGAAATTGGAGGGTCTTTTAGAATACCTGAAATAATGAAATTAGCTGGAACAACATTAAAAGAAGTGGGAACAACAAATAAAACTCATATTTTTGATTATGAAAATAATATAGATGAAGAAACTGCTGTTTTATTAAAAGTTCACACATCTAATTTTAAGATAATAGGTTTTACAGAGGGAGCAGATAAAAAAGATATAGCTGAACTTGGGAAAAAATATGAGATATTAACAATGGAAGATCTTGGAAGTGGTGTATTAGTAGATTTTTCAAAATATGGAGTACCTAAGGAGCCAACTATACAAGAGAGCTTAAAATCTGGAATTGATATAGTCACTGTAAGTGGAGATAAGCTTCTGGGAGGACCTCAATGTGGAATAATCTTAGGAAAGAAACCACTTATAGAAAGATTAAAAAAGAATCAATACTTGAGAGCTTTTAGAGTGAATAAAATAACTATTTCCATACTTGAAAATATTTTTCAATATTATAAAGATGAAAGAGAAGCTGTAAAAGAAATTCCTATTTTAAATATGATAACAGAAGAAAAGGAAAAAGTATTAGAAAGAGCAGAAAAGCTGTCAGCTATGCTTAAAGAAAGAAATATAGAAAACAATATAATTGAAACAGAATCTAAAATAGGCGGTGGATCAATGCCAGAAGAAACAGTGGAAAGCTATGCCATCTGTTTTAACGGAGATGCTGTTTTACTGGAGAAGAGATTCAGAGGAAATGATATTCCTATAATAGGAAGAATAAAGAATGGTTATTTTATTTTAGATGTAAAAACACTGAGAGAAAAAGATTTTGAAGAAATATTAGGGGCGGCTGAAAGGATATTTCTATGAGAAATATAATAATAGGTACAGCTGGTCATATTGACCATGGGAAAACAACTGTTGTGAAAGGATTGACTGGAAAGAATACTGATACTCTTCCAGAAGAAAAGTCAAGAGGAATGACAATAGATTTAGGGTTTGCCTTTTTTACTTTGAGTAATGGAAGAAAAGCTGGAATAGTAGATGTTCCTGGACATGAAAAATTTATAAAAAACATGACAGCAGGCGTTACTGGAATAGATATAATTCTTTTTGTTATAGCTTGTGATGATGGAATTAAGCCACAAACTTTGGAGCATGCTGACATTATAAAAATATTAGGTGTAAGAAATGGATTGATTCTTCTTACTAAGAGAGATTTAGTAGATGAAGCTAGAGCCACTGAAGTAAAAAAAGATGTAAGAGAGCTTTTTAAAAATTCATATTTAGAGAATAGTGTGATATTGGAGATATCTGATAAAGATATACAAAGTTTTGAAAAATTAAAAGAAGTATTAGAAAAAGAAATATTGAAAATAGAAGACTCTAAAGATGACATCAGAGATTTCAGAATGGATATAGATAGGGTATTTTCTGTAAAAGGTTTTGGAACAGTAATTACAGGGACTTCAAAGAATAGTAAAATATCTGTTGGAGATACTATGATGATTTATCCTCAGCAAAAAGAAGTGAAGATAAAGGGAATAGAAAATCATGGAAATAAAGTGGAAACCTTAGAAGCAGGGAATAGATGTGCTTTGAATATAAATATAGATCCTAAAGAGATAAAAAGAGGAAACATTATAGCTAAAAAAGATTCTCTTATTATTTCTAATAGAATAGATTGTGTTTTTACTCTTTTAAAAAGAAGCAGTAATTTTAAAAATAATCAAAGAGTAAGAATAAATATTGGCACAGAAGAACTCATAGGAAGAGTAAAAATATTCCTTCAAGATGAGATATCCTCAGGAGATAAAAAATTTGTACAAATAGAGCTTGAGAAAGAATCAGCTTTTTCTGCAGGAGATGTAGGAATAGTCAGAAGCTTTTCTCCAGTAAATACTATTGGAGGAGTAGAAATAATAAATATTCCTGAAGAAAGAAAAAAAAGAAAAGACTTAAAATACTTAGAAAGATTAGAGATTCTTTCATCTAAAAATAAACATAAAAAAATAGAGAATCTGGTATTAAACAGTAAAGATGTCTTTGTAGATAAAGGAAGTATATCACTTCTTTTGGGAGAAAAAATAACAGAAACAGAAATGAAAGACTCTCCAAATACAGAGAAAGTATCTGAGGATATTTATGTAAATACTATTAAGCTGGAAAATTTAAAAAATGAAATCTTAGAATATGTAGAACAATATCATCAAAAATATCCATTATCTGTTGGAGTAAAAAGATCAGAGCTAAAAAATAGATTTTTTGAAAATTATTCAATAAAGGTGTATAATATAGCTCTAGAGTATTTTAGAAAAAAAGATATTATTACAATATCAGAAGAATATATTTTTAAAAAAGGTTTTAGAATAAAATTAAATAAAGAGCAGAAAAAAATGAAGGAAGATATATTTTCACTATATAAAAAAAGTGGATTTATTCCACAGCAAATAGAAGATATAAGAAAAATATTTGAAGATAGAAATCTTTTTTCAGAAATTCACTCATATATGCTTTATAATTCTTTTATTATAGGGTTAGGAGAAAAAAACTTTATGCTTAGAGGATTTTTTGCAGAAAGTGAAAAAAAGATAAAGGAATATCTTGAAGAAAATGGGAAAATAACTTTAGCAGAAGCTAGAGATCTATTTAAAGTTAGTAGAAAATCAATTCTTTTAATATTGGAAAAATTAGATGAAAATGGAGTAACAAAAAGAATTGATGAATATAGGGTTTTAAAATGAATATATCAGGAGGTAATATCATGATAAAAGTTAATGCAGTAGGACAAACTTGTCCAATTCCTATTATAATGACAAAGAATGCTTTGAAAGATATAGAAGAAGGAGAAGTGGAAGTATTAGTTGATAATAAAATATCTCTTGAGAATCTTCAAAAAATGTCAAAAGAAATGGGTTATGACTACAGTATTGCTGAAACTGGTGAAGTTTTTAAAATAGTTATCAATAAAATAAAAGAAGAAGTAGAAGAATTTGAAGATGAAGATAATACAGTTGTTGTAATAGATTCTATGTACATGGGAAAAGGCGATCCTGAACTTGGAAGAATACTCATGAAAGGGTTTATCTATACTCTTACTGAGGTGGAAGTTCTTCCTAAGACTGTAATTTTCTATAATGAAGGAGTAAAACTTGCTGTTGAAAATTCTGAAAGTTTAAAAGATTTGAAAAATCTTGAAGAAAGAGGAGTAGAGATACTTTGCTGTGGAACATGTGTTAATTTTTATGGGTTGACAGATGAGGTAAAAATTGGTACTATAACTAATATGTATAATATAGTGAATAAACAGCTGTATGCAAGAAGGATAATAAAACCATGATGAAAGAGGAAAAGTTTTTTTTACTTACTGCAGATTCTACACATCTTATAATAAAAAGTGAAAAAATACTTAAAGAAAATGGGATAGAATGTAGAATAATTCCACTTCCTTCTGAGGTAAAAGCAACTTGTGGTCTTTCAATAAGAACAGATATTGAAAATAAAGATATAGTTGATGAAATACTTAAATTTAATGGAATAGAATTGGATGGATATAGTGTAATAAAAACAGGATTAAAAAAGCATATAGAAAAATTAAATTAACAAGAGTAAATGGTGGCGGAGGAAAACTGGTGTTTTCAGCAGTCTTCAAAACTGTCGTGGTGGCTGAAAAGTCATTGGTAGGTTCGATTCCTACACGCTACCGCCATAAACAAAAATATATTAAAGCTGGGTGGAAATAAAATGATTTCTCCCAGCTTGTTTTTTATTTAAAAAAATGATATACTTATAAATGAATATAGTTAAAAGTGACTTGAATTGGTTTTGTAACCCTGTATATTTTTAGAAAAATTAATAGTTTGAAAAATATAAAAAATGGGTTATAATATTTGTAATGAATATAAATTAATAACGTTTTTAAATTAAGAGGTGTATATGTTAGATAAAATAGTAATAAGAGGTGCAAGGGAACATAATTTAAAAAATATAGATATTGAAATTCCAAAGAATAAATTTGTAGTTATCACTGGAGTAAGTGGAAGTGGAAAATCTTCTCTTGCTTTTGATACTATTTATTCTGAAGGACAAAGAAGATATGTAGAAAGTCTTTCTGCTTATGCAAGACAATTTATTGGTCAGATGAGCAAACCAGAAGTAGATAGCATAGAGGGACTGGCTCCAGCTATATCTATTGAGCAGAAAACTACTAACAGAAACCCTCGTTCTACAGTAGGAACTATTACAGAAGTATATGACTATATGAGACTCCTTTTTGCACATATAGGAACAGCTCATTGTCCTATCTGTGGAAGGAAAGTTGAGAAGCAAAGTACAGAAGAGATAACAGAGGGAGCGATAGAGAGATTCCAGGAAGGAGATAAGATAATAGTTTTAGCTCCAGTAGTAAAAGATAAAAAAGGTACACATAAAAATCTTTTTCTTAATCTTTTGAAAAAAGGATATGTAAGAGCAAGAGTAAATGGAACAATTCTTTATTTAGAAGACGAGATAACACTTGATAAAAATCTTAAACATAATATAGAAGTGGTTGTTGATAGACTTGTTTTAAAGAAAAATGATAAAGAATTTCAAAGCAGGCTGACACAATCAGTTGAAACTACTACAGAACTTTCAAATGGTAAAGTTATTTTAAATGTAAATAATCAGGATTTTGCATATAGTGAAAATTTTGCCTGTCCTGAGCATGATGAAGTAAGTATACCTGATTTGAATCCAAGACTTTTTTCATTCAATGCACCATTTGGAGCCTGTCCTGAATGCAAAGGAATAGGAAAAAATCTGGAAGTGGATGAAAATAAGCTGATAGATAATGATGAACTCTCTATTGTTGAGGGAGGAATGTATATACCAGGAGCTATGGCTAGAAAAGGATATAGCTGGGAAATATTTAAAGCAATGGCGAAACATCTGAAAATAGATATTAATAAGCCTATAAAAGATCTTTCAAAAAGAGATATGGAGATAATATTCCATGGAAGTGATACAAAATTTAAATTTGATTATGAAGGGGATGACTTCCAGTTTCATGGATATAAGCAGTATGAAGGGGCAGTAAAAAATCTGGAGAGAAGATATCACGAAACTTTTTCAGATGCAATGAAAGAAGAGATAGAAAATAAATATATGGTTGAAAGAATATGTAAAGTCTGCAATGGAAAGAGATTAAAACCAGAAGTCCTATCTGTCACTGTTGGAGATAAAAACATTATGGAGATATGTGAATTAAGTATAAAAGATTCACTTAAATTTTTCCTTGATTTGAAACTGACAAATAAACAGGAGTTTATAGCTAAAGAGATACTAAAAGAGATAAGAGAAAGACTTTCATTCATGATAAATGTGGGACTTGACTATTTAAATCTAGCTCGTGAAACAAAAACTCTTTCAGGAGGAGAAGCTCAAAGAATAAGACTTGCAACTCAAATAGGATCAGGTCTTACTGGAGTTCTTTATGTGCTTGATGAACCAAGTATTGGACTTCATCAAAAAGATAATGACAAACTTCTTGCTACTTTAGGAAGACTTAAAGATCTAGGAAATACATTGATAGTAGTAGAACATGATGAAGATACTATGCTGCAGGCTGATGAAATATTGGATTTAGGACCAGGAGCAGGAGATTTTGGTGGAGAAATAGTTGCTTATGGAAGTCCTAAGGAAATAATGGAAAATGAAGAATCTATCACAGGTAAATATTTAAAAGGTGATTTGAAAATAGAGATACCTGAAAAAAGAAGAAAGTGGAAAAAATCTATAAAAATAATAGGAGCAAAGGGAAATAATCTGAAAAACATAGATGTTGAAATTCCTTTAGGAGTAATGACTGTAGTTACAGGAGTAAGTGGAAGCGGAAAGTCTACACTTATTAATCATACTCTGTTCCCAGCACTTTTTAATAAGCTGAATAAAGGAAAACTTTACCCTTTGGAGTATAAAGAAATTAAAGGAATAGAGGAACTTGAAAAAGTAATAAATATTGACCAGAGCCCAATAGGAAGAACCCCAAGATCTAACCCAGCTACGTACACTAAGCTTTTTGACGATATAAGAACTATCTTTGCTGAAACAAAAGATGCCAAATTACATGGATTTACAAAGGGAAGATTTTCTTTCAATGTAAAAGGTGGAAGATGTGAAGCATGTCAAGGAGCAGGAATAATTAAAATAGAAATGAACTTCCTTCCAGATGTATATGTAGAATGTGAAGTATGTAAGGGAAAAAGATATAATAAAGAAACATTAGATGTTTATTATAAAGGAAAAAATATTTCTGATGTATTGAATATGAGTGTAAGAGAAGCTTATGAATTTTTTAAAGCTGTACCATCTCTTGAGAGAAAATTAAAAGTACTTATGGATGTAGGACTTGACTATATAAAACTTGGACAGCCTGCAACTACTCTTTCAGGAGGAGAAGCTCAGAGGATAAAACTTGCAACTGAACTTTCTAAAATGACAAAGGGTAAAACTATCTATATTTTAGATGAACCTACTACTGGACTGCACTTTGAAGATATAAGAAAACTTTTGGAAGTGCTGGATAGACTGGTAGAGAAAGGGAATACAGTAGTTATTATAGAACATAACCTAGATGTTATCAAAACAGCAGATCACATAATAGATATAGGACCTGATGGAGGAGACAGAGGTGGAACTGTAGTAGCTTGTGGAACTCCAGAAGAAATATCTGATGTAGAAAAAAGCTATACTGCTGTGTACATAGACAGAATGTTAAAAGGTGCTGGAAGAAAAGAAAATAAGAAAACTCAAAAGAAAAAAGCTAAAGTAGTTCCTGTATTTAACAAAACTATGCTAGAAGCTGCTGAAGAAGTACCTGTAATAGATTATGAGGAGAAACCTAAAAAAAGAGGAAGAAAAAAGAAAGAGGAGCTGGGGAAATAGATGTATGAATATTTGAGAGGAAAAGTTGAATATAAGAAACCAGATTATCTGGCATTAGATGTAAATGGAGTTGGATATAAAGTAAATATATCTTTAAGAACATATGATTTTATTAGTGTTGGAGAAGAAGTGAAACTATATATCTATAACTACATCAAAGAAGATGCTTTTAAACTCATAGGTTTCTTGGAAGAAAGAGAGAGGAATCTTTTCGAAATGCTTCTTGGAGTAAAAGGAATAGGAGTATCTCTGGCTCTTTCAGTAATGTCTACTTTTGATATAGATACAATCAGAGATCTGGTAGCAACAGATGACTATACTAATCTCAAAAGAGTTCCTAAGTTGGGAGAAAAGAAATCTCAACAGTTAATTTTAGATTTAAAAAGTAAATTAAAAACATTAGATGCTCTTTCTATAGATACAAGAAATGATGATGCAGCAAAACATCTCATGATAGAAGAGGAACTTATTTCTGCTCTGGAAGGATTGGGATACAGTAAAAAAGAGATAAATGCTCTTATCACTAGAGATGAACTTAAAAGTTTCAAAACTATTGAAGAGGCTATAAAAGGAGTGCTGAAAAAGGTTAATTACTAAATTTAGGAGGTATGAATTATGGAATATAAAGAACTATTTGAAACAGGAATGACATTTGATACATTTTTTAATATAGCAAGTGCATCTGAAAAAGAGAAAATCAAAGAAATAGCTTCAGTAGTAAAAATAACAGATGAGTATATTGAAAGAATCAAGAAAATAGATAAAAAATATAATTTTCTATTAAGTGCTGAATCATGGTGTCCATATGTTCGTGC encodes:
- the selB gene encoding selenocysteine-specific translation elongation factor; this translates as MRNIIIGTAGHIDHGKTTVVKGLTGKNTDTLPEEKSRGMTIDLGFAFFTLSNGRKAGIVDVPGHEKFIKNMTAGVTGIDIILFVIACDDGIKPQTLEHADIIKILGVRNGLILLTKRDLVDEARATEVKKDVRELFKNSYLENSVILEISDKDIQSFEKLKEVLEKEILKIEDSKDDIRDFRMDIDRVFSVKGFGTVITGTSKNSKISVGDTMMIYPQQKEVKIKGIENHGNKVETLEAGNRCALNINIDPKEIKRGNIIAKKDSLIISNRIDCVFTLLKRSSNFKNNQRVRINIGTEELIGRVKIFLQDEISSGDKKFVQIELEKESAFSAGDVGIVRSFSPVNTIGGVEIINIPEERKKRKDLKYLERLEILSSKNKHKKIENLVLNSKDVFVDKGSISLLLGEKITETEMKDSPNTEKVSEDIYVNTIKLENLKNEILEYVEQYHQKYPLSVGVKRSELKNRFFENYSIKVYNIALEYFRKKDIITISEEYIFKKGFRIKLNKEQKKMKEDIFSLYKKSGFIPQQIEDIRKIFEDRNLFSEIHSYMLYNSFIIGLGEKNFMLRGFFAESEKKIKEYLEENGKITLAEARDLFKVSRKSILLILEKLDENGVTKRIDEYRVLK
- a CDS encoding DUF3343 domain-containing protein is translated as MKEEKFFLLTADSTHLIIKSEKILKENGIECRIIPLPSEVKATCGLSIRTDIENKDIVDEILKFNGIELDGYSVIKTGLKKHIEKLN
- the htpX gene encoding zinc metalloprotease HtpX yields the protein MKTLKTFILMAVMTFILMLIGNAVAGREGLIFALIMAGVMNFISYWFSDKIVLSMYGAQPVDENSRLYQLVKKLAIEADIPMPKVYILNEAQPNAFATGRNPSHAAVAVTRGLMDIVDEDELSGVIGHELGHVHNRDILIGTVAATMAGAITFLANMAKWAAIFGGRSNRSDDRDGGNPLAMIAVAIFAPIAAMLVQMAISRTREYKADEFGAKVSGNPLYLARALRKLDDYSRRIPMRNAAPATENMFIVSPLTGSKMASLFSTHPATEERIRRLQEMVY
- a CDS encoding Ppx/GppA phosphatase family protein; translated protein: MADKNGRYTKGIIDIGTNSCRLFIAEVLKNEKGINILNELVKEVEIVKLGEGVNQNHYLKEEAIERTIQCLKKYKKTADEYEVKELKAFATSATRDAENREIFLKKVEDLGIEIKCISGEEEAGLNFLGNSLVFDERILVVDIGGGSTEFTLGKNDKIDFIKSIDIGAVRATEKFFSQENYSEENIEKCIEWVKENIQEIKKIKNEKFRTVGVAGTATTQISVKKKMEIYNSQEVHMSEISVKELKDNLRLFISKNLEERKEIIGLEPKRADVIIAGTIILITILKELNKDEIIVSESDNLTGAMIKEEKMSERLEWILEAYESFRRSSERRLVAGNIFDYFMQDFRGEISDAYDPATKEEIKEDIKEMADIIYNEEDKHKREFLVKILVNIVKML
- the selA gene encoding L-seryl-tRNA(Sec) selenium transferase, which codes for MEKNLFQKLPKVDILMKSEKLEEISKNLSYHNYYQAVKDGIEFFRNKIKNREINDFTEDEVILKIKEFSGIKNKPNLRRVINGTGTIIHTNLGRSIFNKKIAEDLEEILVNYSNLEYDLETGSRGSRYSHIEKLICDITGAEGALIVNNNAAAVILCLNEFADGKNTVVSRGELVEIGGSFRIPEIMKLAGTTLKEVGTTNKTHIFDYENNIDEETAVLLKVHTSNFKIIGFTEGADKKDIAELGKKYEILTMEDLGSGVLVDFSKYGVPKEPTIQESLKSGIDIVTVSGDKLLGGPQCGIILGKKPLIERLKKNQYLRAFRVNKITISILENIFQYYKDEREAVKEIPILNMITEEKEKVLERAEKLSAMLKERNIENNIIETESKIGGGSMPEETVESYAICFNGDAVLLEKRFRGNDIPIIGRIKNGYFILDVKTLREKDFEEILGAAERIFL
- the selD gene encoding selenide, water dikinase SelD; translated protein: MGPEVLSEILSKLPSVEDKNLIVGFDKSDDAAVYKLTDDIAMIQTLDFFTPMVDDPYVFGQIAAANSLSDVYAMGGVPKTAMNIVCFPEKMDIDILGEILRGGAEKVAEAGAVLSGGHSIHDPEIKYGLSVTGIAHPDKILKNHGCETGDILICTKSLGTGIVTTASKVGLASERALKESIENMTALNKYAGEIIVKYPVTACTDITGFGFLGHSFEMAENSEKTLIFESEFIPFIEEAKGYAKDFLITSGGQKNRNYVQEHVEFQNIPLWMQEILLDPQTSGGLLFSIKKEYVKKLMEEFESKNIKAHIVGSVADKRDKFIIVR
- the yedF gene encoding sulfurtransferase-like selenium metabolism protein YedF, with protein sequence MIKVNAVGQTCPIPIIMTKNALKDIEEGEVEVLVDNKISLENLQKMSKEMGYDYSIAETGEVFKIVINKIKEEVEEFEDEDNTVVVIDSMYMGKGDPELGRILMKGFIYTLTEVEVLPKTVIFYNEGVKLAVENSESLKDLKNLEERGVEILCCGTCVNFYGLTDEVKIGTITNMYNIVNKQLYARRIIKP
- the ruvA gene encoding Holliday junction branch migration protein RuvA; the protein is MYEYLRGKVEYKKPDYLALDVNGVGYKVNISLRTYDFISVGEEVKLYIYNYIKEDAFKLIGFLEERERNLFEMLLGVKGIGVSLALSVMSTFDIDTIRDLVATDDYTNLKRVPKLGEKKSQQLILDLKSKLKTLDALSIDTRNDDAAKHLMIEEELISALEGLGYSKKEINALITRDELKSFKTIEEAIKGVLKKVNY
- the uvrA gene encoding excinuclease ABC subunit UvrA — translated: MLDKIVIRGAREHNLKNIDIEIPKNKFVVITGVSGSGKSSLAFDTIYSEGQRRYVESLSAYARQFIGQMSKPEVDSIEGLAPAISIEQKTTNRNPRSTVGTITEVYDYMRLLFAHIGTAHCPICGRKVEKQSTEEITEGAIERFQEGDKIIVLAPVVKDKKGTHKNLFLNLLKKGYVRARVNGTILYLEDEITLDKNLKHNIEVVVDRLVLKKNDKEFQSRLTQSVETTTELSNGKVILNVNNQDFAYSENFACPEHDEVSIPDLNPRLFSFNAPFGACPECKGIGKNLEVDENKLIDNDELSIVEGGMYIPGAMARKGYSWEIFKAMAKHLKIDINKPIKDLSKRDMEIIFHGSDTKFKFDYEGDDFQFHGYKQYEGAVKNLERRYHETFSDAMKEEIENKYMVERICKVCNGKRLKPEVLSVTVGDKNIMEICELSIKDSLKFFLDLKLTNKQEFIAKEILKEIRERLSFMINVGLDYLNLARETKTLSGGEAQRIRLATQIGSGLTGVLYVLDEPSIGLHQKDNDKLLATLGRLKDLGNTLIVVEHDEDTMLQADEILDLGPGAGDFGGEIVAYGSPKEIMENEESITGKYLKGDLKIEIPEKRRKWKKSIKIIGAKGNNLKNIDVEIPLGVMTVVTGVSGSGKSTLINHTLFPALFNKLNKGKLYPLEYKEIKGIEELEKVINIDQSPIGRTPRSNPATYTKLFDDIRTIFAETKDAKLHGFTKGRFSFNVKGGRCEACQGAGIIKIEMNFLPDVYVECEVCKGKRYNKETLDVYYKGKNISDVLNMSVREAYEFFKAVPSLERKLKVLMDVGLDYIKLGQPATTLSGGEAQRIKLATELSKMTKGKTIYILDEPTTGLHFEDIRKLLEVLDRLVEKGNTVVIIEHNLDVIKTADHIIDIGPDGGDRGGTVVACGTPEEISDVEKSYTAVYIDRMLKGAGRKENKKTQKKKAKVVPVFNKTMLEAAEEVPVIDYEEKPKKRGRKKKEELGK